The following coding sequences lie in one Miscanthus floridulus cultivar M001 chromosome 9, ASM1932011v1, whole genome shotgun sequence genomic window:
- the LOC136483982 gene encoding uncharacterized mitochondrial protein AtMg00810-like, with product MPRAWFECFATFVLKLGFTATRSDSSLFVLCHGCSTRLLQYIVDRLRDEFTIMDMGELRFFLGIDVKRTSDGFYLSQERYAADILEHAGMTNCWPVPTPVDLKGKLSSDGAEIDNAKAYRSLAGALQYLTITRPDLAFAVQQAYLHMHHPRAAHMMMLKRILHYVRGMMSLSLHLCASSELTITA from the exons ATGCCGCGGGCCTGGTTCGAATGCTTCGCCACATTCGTCCTCAAGCTCGGCTTCACTGCCACACGCTCTGACTCTTCGCTGTTTGTTCTGTGCCATGG TTGCAGCACGCGTCTGCTCCAATACATCGTCGATCGCCTCCGTGACGAGTTCACCATCATGGACATGGGCGAGCTGCGCTTCTTCCTCGGCATAGACGTCAAGCGCACCTCGGACGGCTTCTATCTGTCCCAGGAGCGGTATGCGGCGGACATCCTCGAGCACGCTGGCATGACCAATTGCTGGCCTGTTCCCACCCCTGTTGACTTGAAGGGCAAGCTCTCCTCCGACGGTGCCGAGATCGACAATGCCAAAGCCTACCGCAGCCTGGCCGGTGCACTCCAATACTTGACGATCACGCGGCCTGATCTTGCTTTCGCTGTGCAGCAAGCCTATCTCCACATGCACCATCCCCGTGCGGCGCACATGATGATGCTGAAGCGGATACTGCACTACGTCCGTGGCATGATGTCGCTCAGTCTACACCTCTGCGCGTCCTCTGAGCTCACCATCACAGCATAA